A stretch of the Capsicum annuum cultivar UCD-10X-F1 chromosome 10, UCD10Xv1.1, whole genome shotgun sequence genome encodes the following:
- the LOC107843909 gene encoding zeatin O-glucosyltransferase: MDENYTPKSDGQMSFHDAQVAVVMVPLPAQGHLNQLLHLSRLITSYKIPVHYVDATTHIRQAKFRVHDFDPLTAKNLHFHEFPMPPFENPPPNHNASHKLPSHLMPFLYATIHLHEPMCSLVRQLLGANHRRVIVIYDSLMTWVVKDVPAIPNAECYRFNSVSAIHTFSAIWEARGKPFQAGTELFEDIPSIENCAIPELWDFLNKMESLHRKVSSGELFNSSRAIEGLYLDLVAQEMNGLNLWAIGPFNPLLLTEQNKDSNKHHQTLLWLDKQEKNSVIYVSFGTTTSLSNEEIEELAIGLEKSMLKFIWVLRDADKADVFAGEERRAQLPEGYEERIKERGIIVRDWAPQLEILAHPSTGGFMSHCGWNSCMESISMGVPIAAWPMHSDQPRNSQLVTKFLKIGLIVRHWERRDELVTSEIVENSVRTLMGSPAGDEMRKRASELSVIVKQSVMDGGGKSTEMDSFIAHITR, from the coding sequence ATGGATGAGAACTACACACCAAAAAGCGACGGCCAAATGAGTTTTCATGATGCACAAGTGGCTGTGGTTATGGTGCCACTTCCAGCACAAGGCCATCTCAACCAGCTTCTCCACCTCTCGAGGCTCATAACCTCGTATAAGATCCCAGTACACTATGTTGACGCGACCACTCATATTCGCCAGGCTAAGTTTCGTGTCCATGATTTCGACCCTCTCACAGCTAAAAACCTACATTTTCATGAATTCCCTATGCCACCTTTTGAAAATCCACCTCCAAATCATAATGCTTCTCATAAACTTCCTAGCCATTTAATGCCTTTTCTTTACGCAACAATCCATCTCCATGAGCCAATGTGCTCTCTTGTACGCCAACTCTTAGGCGCCAATCATAGGAGAGTGATTGTTATTTATGATTCTCTGATGACTTGGGTAGTAAAGGATGTACCAGCAATTCCAAATGCCGAGTGCTACCGTTTTAATAGTGTCTCAGCCATCCATACGTTTTCAGCCATCTGGGAAGCCAGAGGAAAACCTTTCCAAGCTGGAACTGAATTATTCGAGGACATTCCATCAATTGAAAACTGTGCTATCCCAGAGTTATGggattttttgaataaaatgGAATCCCTTCACAGGAAAGTTAGCTCCGGAGAGCTTTTCAATTCATCCAGAGCAATAGAAGGTTTATACCTTGATTTAGTAGCCCAAGAAATGAATGGCTTAAACCTATGGGCTATTGGTCCATTCAATCCACTGTTGCTGACTGAGCAGAACAAAGACTCAAATAAGCACCATCAAACCTTGCtctggcttgataaacaagaaaAGAATTCGGTAATATATGTGTCTTTTGGAACAACTACTTCCTTGtctaatgaagaaattgaagaactTGCCATCGGGTTAGAGAAAAGTATGCTAAAGTTCATTTGGGTTCTAAGAGATGCTGACAAAGCAGATGTTTTTGCAGGTGAAGAAAGGAGAGCTCAGCTGCCTGAAGGTtatgaagaaagaataaaagaaagaggaaTTATTGTAAGAGATTGGGCACCTCAGTTGGAAATACTGGCACATCCTTCCACAGGTGGTTTTATGAGTCATTGCGGATGGAACTCATGCATGGAAAGTATTTCAATGGGAGTTCCAATAGCAGCCTGGCCAATGCATTCTGATCAGCCAAGGAATTCTCAGTTGGTAACAAAGTTCCTAAAAATCGGCCTAATTGTGAGGCATTGGGAACGTCGAGATGAGCTGGTTACATCAGAAATAGTTGAAAATTCTGTAAGAACTTTGATGGGATCACCTGCTGGGGATGAGATGAGGAAGAGAGCGTCAGAATTAAGTGTTATTGTCAAACAATCAGTCATGGATGGGGGAGGTAAAAGTACGGAGATGGATTCTTTTATCGCACATATTACTCGATAA
- the LOC124887905 gene encoding zeatin O-glucosyltransferase-like, translating into MVLHSQAGNSDLNCQISKHFPMAENYTTKSNGQMSVQDAQVVVVMVPLPAQGHLNQLLHLSRLITSYNIPVHYVGATTHIRQAKFRVHGFDPLTAKNLHFHEFPTPPFENAPPNPNASHKFPNHFMPLLYATIHHREPVCSLVRQLLGANHRRVIVIYDSLMTWVVQDVPTIPNAECYRFNSISAFYMHSSNWEARGKPFEAETEIFEDIPSIEDSPEGDEMRKRAAELSIAVKQSVLDGGGNSVEMDSFIAHITR; encoded by the exons ATGGTACTGCATTCACAGGCTGGGAATTCCGACCTT AACTGCCAAATTTCTAAACATTTCCCAATGGCTGAGAACTACACAACAAAAAGCAATGGCCAAATGAGTGTTCAAGATGCACAAGTGGTTGTGGTTATGGTGCCACTTCCAGCACAAGGCCATCTTAACCAGCTTCTCCACCTCTCGAGGCTCATCACCTCATATAACATCCCAGTGCACTACGTTGGCGCAACCACTCATATTCGCCAGGCTAAGTTTCGTGTCCATGGTTTCGACCCTCTCACAGCTAAAAACCTACATTTTCATGAATTCCCTACGCCACCTTTTGAAAACGCACCTCCAAATCCAAATGCTTCTCATAAATTTCCTAACCATTTTATGCCTCTACTTTACGCAACAATCCATCACCGAGAGCCAGTGTGCTCTCTTGTACGCCAACTCTTAGGCGCCAATCATAGGAGAGTGATTGTTATTTATGATTCTCTGATGACTTGGGTAGTACAGGATGTACCAACAATTCCAAATGCTGAGTGCTACCGTTTTAATAGTATCTCAGCTTTCTATATGCATTCATCCAACTGGGAAGCCAGAGGAAAACCTTTCGAGGCTGAAACTGAAATATTCGAGGACATTCCATCAATTGAAGACT CACCTGAGGGAGATGAGATGAGGAAGAGAGCAGCAGAACTGAGCATTGCTGTCAAACAATCAGTCCTGGATGGGGGAGGGAACAGTGTGGAGATGGATTCTTTTATCGCACACATTACTCGATAA